The proteins below come from a single Torulaspora delbrueckii CBS 1146 chromosome 5, complete genome genomic window:
- the BDF1 gene encoding chromatin-binding protein BDF1 (similar to Saccharomyces cerevisiae BDF2 (YDL070W) and BDF1 (YLR399C); ancestral locus Anc_4.262): MLRVHYASSRLLFDVATAVHQLFKHPLVVASQAGRSLFAVGKRSTMAETQRAVQEPVQEVTGTPPVQVQEETAVEASPNANPLPKHQQRHALMAIKAVRRLKDARPFLKPVDPVALNIPKYFETVKKPMDLGTIERKLQNDSYGQPEEVNADFDLMVSNCVTFNGAQATISQMARNIQAAFEKHMLNMPAKDAVPVKQPRRRKSTDEEAPVVIRRAQTHNGRPKREIHPPKSKDIYPYETRKPRSKKLQQAMKFCSGVVKELTSKKHAAFNYPFLEPVDPVALNCPTYFDYVKEPMDLGTVSKNLNNWKYQTLEEFERDVRLVFENCYKFNPEGTIVNQMGHRLEDIFNSKWAERPIIEDYESDEDSRSDLNGYDYDSEFYNSNDSDSIIDESSITNPAIQYLENQLDRMKIELQQLKRQELDKIRKERRLARGARKRSRRSKRTTDPSRKRRFKTVVTYDMKKVITEHINDLPTAKLEKVIGIIKRSMPHLAEDEEVELDLDTLDNSTILTLYNTFFREYDQAHDMNGQNGHTNGIEHSLSPPTNGSTKKRRSKALSQEEQNRQIEKIKNKLALLDGASPISSNGSPLMQQNHINGFSSSDDDDDDDASSESEEE; the protein is encoded by the coding sequence ATGCTACGCGTCCACTACGCGTCGTCGCGCTTGCTTTTCGACGTTGCCACCGCGGTCCACCAACTATTTAAACATCCGCTGGTCGTCGCGAGCCAGGCCGGTCGCTCGCTCTTCGCGGTGGGCAAGCGATCAACCATGGCCGAGACACAGCGCGCGGTGCAAGAACCCGTACAAGAGGTTACTGGAACTCCCCCTGTACAGGTGCAAGAGGAAACAGCAGTAGAAGCTTCTCCGAATGCGAACCCTTTGCCCAAACATCAGCAGAGACATGCTTTGATGGCTATCAAAGCTGTACGCAGACTCAAGGATGCCAGGCCTTTTTTGAAACCAGTGGATCCAGTGGCGCTTAATATCCCtaaatattttgaaactGTCAAGAAACCTATGGATCTGGGAACTATAGAGCGGAAATTACAAAACGATTCGTATGGACAGCCGGAGGAAGTAAACGCGGATTTCGACCTGATGGTTTCAAACTGTGTTACGTTTAATGGGGCTCAGGCTACTATATCACAGATGGCGCGTAATATACAGGCggcttttgaaaaacatATGCTTAATATGCCAGCGAAGGATGCGGTCCCAGTGAAGCAACCGCGCAGGCGTAAAAGCACGGATGAAGAGGCTCCCGTTGTAATTCGCAGGGCTCAGACACATAATGGGAGACCTAAGAGAGAGATTCATCCGCCAAAGTCGAAGGATATATACCCTTATGAGACGAGGAAACCGCGGTCGAAGAAACTACAACAGGCGATGAAATTCTGTTCCGGGGTTGTCAAGGAGCTTACGTCGAAGAAGCACGCTGCATTCAACTATCCGTTTTTGGAGCCCGTGGATCCCGTGGCACTTAACTGCCCGACGTACTTCGACTATGTGAAAGAGCCTATGGATCTTGGGACCGTTTCGAAAAATCTGAATAATTGGAAATACCAGACGCTGGAAGAGTTTGAGCGTGATGTAAGGCTGGTATTTGAGAACTGTTACAAGTTTAACCCCGAGGGGACTATTGTCAATCAGATGGGTCATCGGTTGGAGgatattttcaattcaaaatgGGCAGAAAGGCCCATAATCGAGGATTATGAGTCGGATGAAGATTCGCGCAGTGATTTGAACGGTTATGACTATGATTCCGAGTTTTACAATTCAAACGATTCGGATTCCATAATCGACGAAAGCTCAATTACAAATCCGGCTATACAGTACCTCGAGAACCAACTCGATCGAATGAAGATCGAGTTGCAACAGTTAAAGAGACAGGAATTGGATAAGATTCGCAAAGAACGTAGGCTCGCGCGTGGTgcaaggaaaagatcaagacgATCAAAGCGTACAACTGACCCTTCAAGGAAAAGACGGTTCAAGACTGTGGTCACTTATGAtatgaagaaagttatcACGGAACATATTAACGACTTGCCCACGGCGAAACTCGAAAAAGTTATTGGAATCATCAAACGGTCGATGCCGCACCTcgcagaagatgaagaagttgaactCGATCTCGATACACTCGATAACAGTACAATTCTGACACTTTACAACACTTTCTTCCGCGAGTACGACCAGGCGCACGATATGAATGGTCAAAATGGTCATACCAACGGTATAGAACATTCATTGTCGCCACCTACAAACGGCAGCACGAAGAAACGTAGATCAAAGGCATTAAGTCAAGAGGAGCAAAATAGACAAATcgagaagatcaagaataaACTAGCTTTGCTTGATGGTGCTTCGCCTATCAGTTCAAATGGGTCACCACTAATGCAACAAAATCACATCAACggattctcttcttcagatgatgatgatgatgatgatgcaAGTAGTGAGAGTGAGGAGGAGTGA
- the SEI1 gene encoding seipin (similar to Saccharomyces cerevisiae YLR404W; ancestral locus Anc_4.266): MRINITRPLQLLQLSSYLGILLLVKLFIILPLAVILFNDFYHHLLPSDSSQWVPLSAFNIREDSNSTTVYQQKINRIQTENELPSIVDNGMSQWINLHNQIEYKVDLDTKFYCVPTWRTAYQTSNIDEVVMEVYSSNFASSLLYRRTVPIICMKNDDSINALELYKYGPSRLELFKKEWSNHIKVHDKISVTHNLQAFRYVLKAPKTFKLIMQPDSGFRFRMSFEQGLRNAMLRWHKITYAVGIVVFDFAISTLFAFTAFISFFLITRRGTNKLSPKVD; this comes from the coding sequence ATGAGGATCAATATTACACGTCCATTACAACTGCTACAATTGTCCTCCTACTTGGGCATCCTCCTCCTTGTCAAGTTATTCATTATCCTGCCGCTGGCCGTTATTTTGTTCAATGACTTCTACCACCACTTACTACCGTCAGATTCATCGCAATGGGTACCGTTATCAGCTTTTAATATCAGAGAAGACTCGAACAGCACGACTGTTTACCAACAAAAGATTAATCGCATTCAGACAGAGAATGAGTTGCCATCCATAGTCGATAACGGAATGTCACAATGGATCAATCTTCATAATCAAATAGAATACAAGGTAGATCTGGATACAAAGTTCTATTGTGTACCCACCTGGCGTACTGCGTACCAAACAAGTAATATAGATGAAGTTGTGATGGAAGTGtactcatcaaattttgcCAGTTCCCTTCTTTATCGTCGCACGGTTCCCATTATTTGTATGAAGAATGATGACTCTATAAATGCTTTAGAACTTTACAAATATGGACCTTCTAGACTggaattgttcaaaaagGAATGGTCGAACCACATCAAGGTACATGATAAGATATCCGTCACTCATAATCTGCAAGCCTTCCGCTACGTGCTGAAAGCACCCAAGACTTTCAAACTTATCATGCAGCCAGATTCTGGTTTTCGGTTTAGAATGAGCTTTGAACAGGGGCTAAGAAATGCAATGCTGCGTTGGCATAAAATTACGTATGCGGTTGGTATTGTCGTTTTCGATTTTGCCATCTCTACCTTGTTCGCATTTACTGCGTTcatatctttcttcttaatCACGAGAAGAGGCACGAATAAACTAAGCCCGAAGGTTGATTAG
- the YET3 gene encoding Yet3p (similar to Saccharomyces cerevisiae YET3 (YDL072C); ancestral locus Anc_4.263): MSLYYSLVFGVLVFEVVIFSILALPIPTRLRKPLTLVLLRPFQNDIIQITIKCVLGFILLLFLDTINKVYNIDRELQAASSANTKGGGVYSQDRIEVLSRKFFAQRNMYLTGMTLFLTFTVARTFGLVQELLQLKDKYRKESPKFDTKQDEAVNAKRKDELEQEIKEKDLEIARLKEKAEALQKEM; encoded by the coding sequence ATGTCATTGTATTATTCGCTGGTGTTTGGTGTGCTCGTGTTCGAAGTCGTCATCTTTAGCATCTTGGCTTTGCCTATCCCCACTCGTCTGCGCAAACCATTGACGTTGGTTCTACTCAGACCGTTCCAAAATGATATCATTCAGATCACAATTAAATGTGTCCTAGGTTTCATCCTACTGCTCTTTCTCGATACTATCAATAAAGTTTACAACATCGACCGCGAATTGCAAGCCGCGTCGTCTGCTAATACCAAAGGCGGTGGCGTTTACTCGCAGGATCGCATCGAAGTTCTATCGCGCAAGTTCTTTGCCCAGAGGAATATGTATCTCACTGGTATGACTTTGTTCCTCACTTTCACAGTGGCACGGACCTTTGGTCTTGTTCAGGAGCTACTTCAGCTCAAGGACAAGTACCGTAAGGAGtctccaaaatttgatacCAAGCAGGACGAAGCGGTCAACGCGAAGCGGAAGGATGAGTTGGAACAAGAGATCAAGGAGAAGGATCTGGAGATAGCTCGCTTGAAGGAGAAGGCTGAAGCTTTGCAGAAGGAAATGTAG
- the SFP1 gene encoding zinc-coordinating transcription factor SFP1 (similar to Saccharomyces cerevisiae SFP1 (YLR403W); ancestral locus Anc_4.265) → MDFTSMTMADNPTTTTAAASPTPTGTMVGGRVNSASGVASGGGMFMGDDAADALLNAHQFHHPSIPAPHNMAKLRRDSIAHTQGMGGVSWGSLTIGSWLRDEVMLHATLKNGRSNSTSKNATVHLHPSHRNSTSNSPPLLPQNSARRPSHFSAGSPPAAHNAYLPNLEQQYCKDYSCCGLSLPGLHDLLRHYEEAHIATSPGTTMPATHAGYSASNTNAAASQLKRKSQQAVQQRQPQHTNYRNQPQHHQQQQHIIQQQPHQRHNQGPGQAMSQQRVPLSPATATTAHGNLSMGTGNSTSSTGTTSSSQVPPQLHLNGNLVDAVSTNDVFLQANNTHLSSSHNPHMLRRHDQAAAMHNNNVAAQNGKIPITPQHSFNAYSLNIASNSKGAQASNRMNNMNLHNNVPNSNINNMNKFPKFPNNMHAAMELDFMDEDIIGGDVDDPAFMRLSNPIAHTTDGSFAAMNAARFNAMSMPTVGQPTPPPSTTTGTVPPHVIHDEEEDDDDDDDDDDDDDDEMAVQSSINTKTKSSQQNKGYIDDPARRLYVMDHEEHKPFKCPVIGCDKTYKNQNGLKYHKQHGHQNQKLHENPDGTFSIIDPESNEPYPDGMGYEKDKPYRCEVCGKRYKNLNGLKYHRGHSTH, encoded by the coding sequence ATGGATTTCACGTCTATGACTATGGCTGATAACCCGACAACTACGACAGCTGCTGCCTCCCCGACACCTACCGGGACGATGGTTGGTGGTAGGGTGAATAGTGCGTCTGGTGTTGCGAGTGGGGGAGGAATGTTTATGGGTGATGATGCTGCCGATGCGCTCCTGAATGCACATCAGTTTCACCATCCGTCGATCCCAGCTCCACATAATATGGCCAAATTACGCAGAGACTCTATTGCGCACACTCAGGGGATGGGGGGTGTCTCCTGGGGGTCTTTGACCATTGGTTCGTGGCTAAGAGATGAAGTTATGTTGCATGCTACGTTGAAGAATGGGAGAAGTAATAGTACATCAAAGAACGCTACAGTGCATTTACATCCTTCGCACCGTAATAGTACGTCGAATTCGCCACCTTTATTGCCTCAGAATAGTGCAAGAAGGCCGTCCCATTTTTCTGCGGGCTCACCACCCGCTGCTCATAATGCTTATTTGCCGAATCTGGAGCAGCAGTACTGTAAGGATTACTCGTGTTGTGGTCTATCATTGCCGGGGCTACATGATCTATTAAGGCACTACGAAGAGGCCCACATAGCTACTTCGCCGGGGACAACTATGCCAGCTACTCACGCTGGTTATTCAGCATCAAATACCAATGCCGCGGCATCGCAGCTAAAGAGGAAATCGCAACAGGCAGTACAACAGCGACAACCACAACATACAAACTATAGAAACCAACCCCAACACcatcagcaacagcagcatATTATACAACAGCAACCTCACCAGCGCCATAACCAGGGTCCTGGCCAAGCCATGTCCCAGCAGAGAGTTCCCCTGTCACCGGCAACGGCAACGACGGCCCATGGTAATCTCTCTATGGGAACGGGCAATTCAACCAGTTCCACTGGTACTACATCGTCTAGTCAGGTTCCACCACAATTGCATCTAAATGGGAATCTCGTGGATGCTGTTTCGACGAATGATGTCTTCTTGCAGGCCAATAATACTCACCTTTCATCTAGTCATAATCCTCATATGCTAAGGCGACACGACCAAGCAGCAGCAATGCATAACAACAACGTGGCTGCACAAAATGGTAAGATCCCCATTACGCCGCAACATTCGTTCAATGCCTATTCTTTGAACATTGCCTCTAATTCGAAAGGTGCACAGGCTAGCAATAGGATGAACAACATGAATTTGCATAATAACGTCCCAAACAGTAACATCAACAACATGAACAAATTCCCCAAATTCCCCAACAACATGCATGCGGCGATGGAATTAGATTTCatggatgaagatattATAGGGGGAGATGTTGATGATCCTGCATTTATGCGCTTGAGTAACCCAATCGCGCACACTACTGATGGCTCTTTTGCCGCTATGAATGCAGCTAGGTTCAATGCGATGAGTATGCCTACGGTGGGACAACCGACCCCACCTCCAAGCACAACTACAGGAACAGTACCGCCGCACGTAATACACGACGAAGAGGAggacgatgacgatgatgacgatgatgacgacgatgacgacgatgaaATGGCAGTACAGAGCAGCATCAACACCAAGACCAAGTCCTCTCAACAAAATAAAGGCTACATCGATGATCCAGCAAGGAGATTATACGTGATGGATCACGAAGAGCACAAGCCTTTTAAGTGTCCAGTGATTGGTTGTGACAAGACTTACAAAAACCAAAATGGTCTGAAGTACCACAAACAACACGGCCATCAAAATCAGAAATTGCACGAGAACCCAGATGGAACATTCAGTATAATAGATCCTGAGTCCAATGAACCTTACCCTGATGGTATGGGCTACGAGAAAGATAAACCTTATCGCTGCGAAGTCTGCGGTAAGCGTTACAAGAACTTGAACGGTCTCAAGTATCACAGAGGGCATTCAACCCATTGA
- the DUS3 gene encoding tRNA dihydrouridine synthase DUS3 (similar to Saccharomyces cerevisiae DUS3 (YLR401C); ancestral locus Anc_4.264), whose translation MTSEKRSSEGDSESLKRQDVSVSKGVAHLKPEFIVYTQEVVRPIVYDEEPSSDRMLNDIGSNDSGKKRKNKKKGQNKNRDNRQVKEINALCPRYIQGSESGEICSFGDQCRFVHDIPLYLSTKKPEIESEIFVECPVYKSLGRCPMGFKCRFLSSHMEDSKLRKEESELCSKLWELNHEVNHIDGSAKLDLVKRRFPFSKSEEVLEIIDAIQQEHRDFTASKEATKIDEDKAPQVVQREKELQAKRERQRDLYNKYKDTRYFAGEKKALDLHRKKIVSPLTTVGNLPYRRLMRKLGADVTYSEMALSVPLIQGTNSEWALPKAHVSEYPGYGVQIACSKAWQAAKAAEALAEHSSGHISEINLNSGCPIDLLYRQGSGSALLDNPARMIRCLNAMNYVSGEIPVTVKIRTGTKDEHPIAEGLVKRLVNETDVAAITLHGRSRQQRYTKLADWDYISKVATTLRQCEEEAERERRIQFVGNGDVNNFEDWYAHVNSNEAIDSVMVARGALIKPWIFEEVDAQQHLDKTSSERLDILKDYAQFAMEHWGTDEYGISQCRRFFCEFMSFFHRYIPMGICERFPVALNERPPNWRGRDELETQLGSTNVEDWIKLSELFFGKTDENFVFMPKHKSNSYTNT comes from the coding sequence ATGACTAGCGAAAAGAGGTCCAGTGAAGGCGATAGCGAATCGTTAAAGAGACAAGATGTGTCCGTATCGAAAGGTGTGGCCCATTTGAAACCAGAGTTTATTGTATACACTCAAGAGGTCGTCAGACCTATAGtttatgatgaagagcCTTCTTCAGATCGTATGTTGAACGATATTGGGTCTAACGATAGTGGAAAAAAGCGtaagaacaagaagaagggtcAGAATAAGAACAGAGATAATCGTCAAGTTAAAGAAATTAATGCGCTATGTCCTCGTTACATCCAAGGCTCAGAATCAGGTGAAATTTGCAGTTTTGGTGATCAATGCAGGTTTGTGCACGATATCCCACTTTACCTTTCGACGAAGAAGCCTGAGATCGAGTCGGAGATCTTTGTAGAGTGTCCAGTTTACAAATCCTTAGGTCGTTGTCCCATGGGATTCAAATGTCGATTCCTATCATCACATATGGAGGACTCAAAACTGAGGAAGGAAGAGTCTGAGTTGTGCTCGAAGTTGTGGGAATTGAATCATGAGGTGAACCACATCGATGGTTCTGCTAAGCTTGATCTTGTGAAGAGACGTTTCCCATTTTCGAAGAGTGAGGAAGTCTTAGAGATCATCGATGCGATTCAGCAGGAGCACCGTGATTTCACCGCTTCAAAAGAGGCGACAAAGATAGATGAGGATAAGGCTCCACAAGTAGTTCAACGCGAGAAAGAGTTGCAAGCCAAGAGAGAGCGTCAGAGGGATTTGTACAACAAGTACAAAGATACTAGATATTTTGCAGGGGAAAAGAAGGCTTTGGATCTGCACCGTAAGAAGATCGTTTCGCCATTGACCACCGTCGGTAACTTACCGTATCGACGTTTGATGCGCAAATTGGGAGCCGATGTCACATATTCCGAGATGGCACTCAGCGTGCCACTAATCCAAGGTACCAACTCCGAATGGGCGTTGCCCAAAGCGCATGTGAGCGAATACCCCGGCTATGGTGTTCAAATAGCCTGTTCAAAAGCTTGGCAAGCTGCCAAGGCCGCCGAAGCGCTGGCTGAGCACTCAAGCGGTCACATCAGTGAGATCAATTTGAACTCTGGGTGTCCGATCGACTTATTGTACAGACAAGGTTCCGGTAGTGCATTGTTGGACAACCCTGCACGGATGATCCGCTGCCTCAACGCTATGAATTACGTCTCTGGGGAAATCCCAGTGACTGTCAAGATCCGTACAGGCACAAAAGATGAACATCCAATCGCTGAAGGGCTAGTGAAAAGACTAGTCAACGAGACCGATGTAGCCGCGATCACCTTACATGGGCGTTCAAGACAACAACGTTACACCAAGCTAGCCGACTGGGACTACATTTCAAAAGTCGCAACCACTTTACGCCAGTGCGAAGAGGAAGCTGAACGTGAACGTAGGATCCAGTTTGTAGGCAACGGTGATGTAAACAACTTCGAGGATTGGTACGCACATGTGAATTCTAATGAGGCGATCGATAGTGTAATGGTTGCCCGTGGAGCACTGATCAAGCCTTGGattttcgaagaagtggaCGCACAACAGCATCTGGACAAGACAAGTAGTGAAAGATTGGATATCCTCAAGGATTACGCGCAGTTCGCAATGGAACATTGGGGCACAGATGAATACGGTATTTCACAATGCCGTAGATTCTTCTGTGAATTCATGTCTTTCTTCCATCGCTATATACCGATGGGCATATGTGAGCGTTTTCCCGTAGCGCTAAACGAAAGACCACCAAACTGGCGCGGTCGTGATGAGTTGGAAACCCAATTGGGGAGCACAAACGTCGAAGATTGGATCAAGCTAAGTGAGTTGTTCTTTGGCAAAACTGATGAAAACTTTGTATTCATGCCCAAGCATAAAAGCAACTCATATACGAATACATAG